A portion of the Oxynema aestuarii AP17 genome contains these proteins:
- the cobU gene encoding bifunctional adenosylcobinamide kinase/adenosylcobinamide-phosphate guanylyltransferase, giving the protein MTHRVVLVTGPARSGKSEWAETLAQKTGKPLVYVATARRDPTDPEWSDRIERHRQRRGGEWTTLEVPIELAASLQQATPGSCWLVDSLGTWVTNCLDLDEASWSEVRTRLLASLADLPEIELIFVAEEVGWGVIPAYPVGRLFRDRLGSLVRDLGAIADPVYLVVAGRAVNLARWGVPLGPTPTLDRPS; this is encoded by the coding sequence GTGACTCATCGAGTTGTTTTAGTCACTGGCCCGGCGCGATCGGGCAAAAGCGAGTGGGCCGAAACCCTCGCGCAAAAGACAGGCAAACCGCTTGTTTACGTGGCGACGGCCCGTCGCGATCCGACGGATCCGGAATGGAGCGATCGCATCGAACGTCACCGCCAACGTCGCGGGGGAGAGTGGACGACGTTGGAAGTCCCGATCGAGTTAGCGGCGTCCCTGCAGCAGGCGACGCCGGGGAGTTGTTGGTTGGTGGATTCATTAGGAACCTGGGTGACGAATTGTTTGGATCTCGACGAGGCGAGTTGGAGTGAGGTTCGCACTCGGCTGCTGGCGAGTTTGGCCGATTTGCCCGAAATTGAGTTAATTTTCGTCGCGGAGGAAGTGGGATGGGGGGTGATTCCCGCGTATCCGGTCGGTCGCTTGTTTCGCGATCGCCTCGGCAGTTTGGTTCGCGACCTCGGGGCGATCGCCGATCCGGTTTACCTGGTGGTGGCGGGTCGCGCCGTCAACCTCGCACGCTGGGGCGTTCCCCTCGGGCCGACCCCGACCCTCGATCGCCCGAGTTAA
- a CDS encoding ribonuclease Z: MQITFLGTSSGVPTRSRNVSGVAVRLPQRAEFWLFDCGEGTQHQILRSDLKISQLSRIFITHMHGDHIFGLMGLLASCGLAGNTERIDIYGPPGLNEYLQACRRYSQTHFSYPVAVHENRGGLIYEDEEYRVHCGLLEHRVTAFGYRIEEKDRPGRFDAQKAKAFGIPFGPLYGKLKRGETLTLPDGRRVRGADFCAEPEVGRKIAYCTDTIFCEGAVELARDADVLIHEATFSHRDAQLAIDRLHSTSTMAAQVALAAGVKQLVMTHFSPRYAPGNAIQLDDLEAEARAIFPKTAMARDFWSYEVPRRRSSASETAIAP; the protein is encoded by the coding sequence GTGCAAATTACCTTTCTTGGAACGAGTTCCGGCGTGCCGACGCGATCGCGCAACGTTTCGGGGGTGGCGGTTCGCCTGCCCCAACGCGCGGAATTCTGGCTGTTTGACTGCGGGGAAGGCACCCAGCATCAAATCTTGCGAAGTGACCTCAAAATTTCCCAACTGTCGCGCATTTTTATCACCCACATGCACGGCGACCATATTTTCGGCTTGATGGGGTTGCTCGCCAGTTGCGGTTTGGCCGGAAATACGGAGCGGATCGATATTTACGGGCCGCCGGGGTTGAACGAATACTTACAAGCCTGTCGCCGCTATTCCCAAACTCATTTTTCTTACCCGGTCGCGGTTCACGAAAATCGAGGGGGTCTCATTTACGAAGATGAGGAATACCGGGTGCATTGCGGTTTGCTCGAACACCGAGTCACGGCGTTCGGTTACCGGATTGAAGAAAAAGACCGTCCCGGACGCTTCGACGCTCAAAAGGCGAAAGCGTTCGGGATTCCCTTCGGGCCGCTTTACGGCAAACTCAAACGCGGCGAAACTCTGACCCTGCCGGACGGACGCCGGGTGCGTGGGGCGGACTTTTGCGCCGAGCCGGAAGTGGGACGCAAAATTGCTTACTGTACGGATACGATTTTCTGTGAAGGGGCGGTAGAGTTGGCGCGCGATGCGGATGTTTTAATTCACGAAGCGACGTTTTCCCACCGCGACGCCCAACTGGCGATCGATCGCCTCCATTCTACAAGTACGATGGCGGCTCAAGTGGCGTTAGCGGCGGGGGTGAAGCAGTTGGTGATGACTCATTTCAGCCCCCGTTACGCTCCCGGCAATGCGATCCAACTCGACGATCTCGAAGCGGAAGCGCGGGCGATTTTTCCAAAAACGGCGATGGCACGAGATTTTTGGAGTTACGAGGTGCCGCGTCGCCGTTCTAGCGCGTCGGAGACGGCGATCGCCCCTTAA
- a CDS encoding SpoIID/LytB domain-containing protein, whose amino-acid sequence MAHNLLFPVKKFRVKLKFLWWMWLAIGLMMAAPAQASLLLKVAIEENVDRVKVGSSTPAMVRDSNGRNLGQLDAMRSFYAQSNGAGISLQQWQGNSITIDPENDGYVYIGDRWYRGHTILVPTDGGLTAVNAVDLEEYLYSVVGAEMSPSWPSEALKAQAVAARSYVLYQRQHRGNAVYDVGDDTYWQVYSGLEKEATTTHKAVQETAGQVLTHDGQIIEAVFHSSSGGHTENVEDVWSETRPYLRGVPDFDAGAPVYEWKESFSSSQLSGLISGVGNVLSLNVEAMTPQGRVVRIRAIGDAGERSLDGEAFRQALDLRSARFTVLPQYGSATSKENANAIPTGFLLDGRGFGHGIGMSQWGAYHLAHQGANYQQILLHYYQNSSLAKIKVE is encoded by the coding sequence ATGGCCCACAACTTATTATTTCCCGTCAAGAAATTCCGAGTCAAGCTTAAGTTTCTCTGGTGGATGTGGCTGGCCATCGGCTTAATGATGGCCGCTCCCGCCCAAGCTTCACTGTTATTAAAAGTGGCGATCGAAGAAAATGTCGATCGCGTCAAAGTGGGTAGCTCTACACCTGCCATGGTGCGCGATAGTAACGGGCGCAACCTCGGCCAACTCGACGCCATGCGCTCTTTCTACGCCCAAAGCAACGGCGCGGGAATTAGCTTGCAACAATGGCAAGGGAACAGCATCACCATCGATCCGGAAAATGACGGCTACGTTTACATTGGCGATCGCTGGTATCGCGGTCACACCATCCTCGTCCCCACCGACGGCGGTTTGACTGCCGTCAATGCCGTAGACCTCGAAGAATATCTCTACAGCGTCGTCGGCGCCGAAATGAGTCCCAGTTGGCCCTCGGAAGCGTTAAAAGCTCAAGCCGTCGCCGCCCGTTCCTACGTCCTCTACCAGCGCCAACATCGGGGCAATGCCGTTTACGATGTCGGCGACGATACCTACTGGCAAGTTTATTCCGGTTTGGAAAAGGAAGCCACCACCACCCATAAAGCCGTCCAAGAAACCGCCGGACAAGTACTCACCCACGACGGACAGATTATCGAAGCGGTGTTTCATTCCTCTTCAGGCGGTCATACGGAAAACGTGGAGGACGTTTGGTCCGAAACTCGTCCTTACTTGCGTGGCGTTCCCGATTTCGATGCGGGGGCGCCCGTTTACGAATGGAAGGAAAGTTTTTCGAGTAGCCAACTGAGTGGTTTAATTTCCGGCGTGGGCAATGTTTTATCCTTGAATGTGGAAGCGATGACGCCTCAAGGTCGCGTCGTGCGCATTCGGGCGATCGGCGATGCGGGAGAACGCTCCCTCGATGGGGAAGCGTTCCGCCAAGCGCTCGATCTCAGAAGTGCCCGTTTTACGGTGCTTCCGCAATATGGATCGGCAACGAGCAAAGAGAATGCTAATGCTATTCCTACCGGGTTTTTACTCGACGGTCGCGGTTTCGGTCACGGCATCGGGATGAGTCAATGGGGGGCGTATCATTTGGCTCATCAGGGCGCCAACTACCAGCAAATTTTGCTGCATTACTATCAAAATTCGAGTTTGGCGAAGATTAAAGTCGAATAA